In Rhinopithecus roxellana isolate Shanxi Qingling chromosome 4, ASM756505v1, whole genome shotgun sequence, a single genomic region encodes these proteins:
- the LOC115896880 gene encoding heterogeneous nuclear ribonucleoprotein C-like encodes MASNVTNKTDPRSMNSRVFIGNLNTLVVKKSDVEAIFSKYGKIVGCSVHKGFAFVQYVNERNARAAVAGEDGRMIAGQVVDINLAAEPKVNRGKAGVKRSAAEMYGSVTEHPSPSPLLSSSFDLDYDFQRDYYDRMYSYPARVPPPTPIARAVVPSKRQRVSGNTSRRGKSGFNSKSGQRGSSKSGKLKGDDLQAIKKKLTQIKQKVDSLLENLEKIEKEQSKQAEMKNDKSEEGQSSSSVKKDETNVKMESEGGADDSAEEGDLLDDDDNEDRGDDQLELIKDDEKEAEEGEDDRDSANGEDDS; translated from the exons ATGGCCAGCAACGTTACCAACAAGACAGATCCTCGCTCCATGAACTCCCGTGTGTTCATTGGGAATCTCAACACTCTTGTGGTCAAGAAATCTGATGTGGAGGCAATCTTTTCGAAGTACGGCAAAATTGTGGGCTGCTCTGTTCATAAGGGCTTTGCCTTCGTTCAATATGTTAATGAGAGAAATGCCCGGGCTGCTGTAGCAGGAGAGGATGGCAGAATGATTGCTGGCCAGGTTGTAGATATTAACCTGGCTGCAGAGCCAAAAGTGAACCGAGGAAAAGCAGGTGTGAAACGATCTGCAGCGGAGATGTACGGGTCAGTAACAGAACACCCTTCTCCGTCCCCTCTACTCAGCTCCTCTTTTGA cctggactaTGACTTTCAACGGGACTATTATGATAGGATGTACAGTTACCCAGCACGTGTACCTCCTCCTACTCCTATTGCTCGCGCTGTAGTGCCCTCGAAACGCCAGCGTGTATCAGGAAACACCTCACGAAGGGGCAAAAGTGGCTTCAATTCTAAGAGTGGACAGCGGGGATCTTCCAAGTCTGGAAAGTTGAAAGGAGATGACCTTCAGGCCATTAAGAAGAAGTTGACccagataaaacaaaaagtggaTTCTCTCCTGGAAAACctggaaaaaattgaaaaggaacaGAGCAAACAAGCAGAGATGAAGAACGATAAGTCAGAAGAGGGGCAGAGCAGCAGCTCCGTGAAGAAAGATGAGACTAATGTGAAGATGGAGTCTGAGGGGGGTGCAGATGACTCTGCTGAGGAGGGGGACCTActggatgatgatgataatgaagatCGGGGGGATGACCAGCTGGAGTTGATCAAGGATGATGaaaaagaggctgaggaaggagaggatgaCAGAGACAGCGCCAATGGCGAGGATGACTCTTAA